CCGATGGCGTCGATCACGCCCAAATGCGTCGCCAAGCGCACCACGAGCGGCGTCGCCAAGGCTGCGACGGCAGCCGCAAGCCCGAATGTCACGACGTAGATCAAACCCGCGCTCATAACGGCCGCGCCCCTTCCAGCGCCGCAAACTGCACGACGGCGATCCCGGCTTCCGCGAGCAAACCGCTTGCGACCGCGTCGGGGTACGCGTCGTCGTACACGATCTTCACGATGCCCGCACTAATCAGAAGCTTCGAGCAATTCACGCACGGCTGGTGCGTGCAATAGGCGGTCGCGTTCTGCAACCCCACGCCGTGCAACGCGCCCTGGACGATCGCGTTCGCTTCCGCGTGGGTGGCGCGCTGGCAATGGTCGTTGATCACGGTGCAGCCGACTTCGGTACAGTGCGCGACCCCGCGCGGCGCGCCGTTATATCCGGTCGTTAGAATCCGATGCTCGCGCACCAGCACCGCACCCACGGTTGCGCGCGGACAGGTCGCGCGCGTCGCAACCGTACGCGCGATGTCCATGAAGTACTCGTCCCAACCCGGCCGCACGGTTATCGCTGCGATCGGACGGCGACGGGCACCGAGGTGAGGCTGCCGAACATCCGGTCTCCCGCGTCGCCGAGCCCGGGAACGATGTAGGCGTGGTCGTTGAGCCCGGCATCGAGCGCGGCCGCAACGATGCGCACGCCGGGATGCGCGGCGTGAATCGTTCGCACGCCTTCGGGGGCGGCGATCACGCAAACGAACGTCACGTTTTGCGCTCCGCGCTCCACCAGCGCGTCGAGCGCCGCGACCCCGGAGTTTCCCGTTGCAAGCATCGGGTCCAGCACGAAGACGTGACGATCGGCGAGTTCGGGTGGAAGATTCGCATAATATGGAACGGCGCGCAGCGATTCGGGGTCGCGATAGAAGCCCAAATGCGCGACGACCGCATCGTCGATGACGTTCAGAAAACCGGGCAGAAGGCCGAGGCCCGCGCGCAGGATCGGCGCGACGACGGGGCGCGTGCCGATACGTTGAGCCGTCGTTTCGATGAGGGGTGTTTCGACGCGCTGGTCGCGCATCGGTAAATCGCGCGTTGCCTCGTACGCGAGAAACGCGCCGAGCTCCTCGATCAGCGTCCGGAAGACCGGCGTGGTGGTGGCTCGATCGCGCAAGCGCGCAAGCCGGTCGGCAATCGCCGGATGGGCGGCAACGTGCAGGTTCGCGAGGCTAGGCATGAGCCCGGTTCTTCGTCATGGGTGCGCCTTTACCGCTCGAAAGAGCGCGT
The DNA window shown above is from Candidatus Dormiibacterota bacterium and carries:
- a CDS encoding cytidine/deoxycytidylate deaminase family protein gives rise to the protein MRPGWDEYFMDIARTVATRATCPRATVGAVLVREHRILTTGYNGAPRGVAHCTEVGCTVINDHCQRATHAEANAIVQGALHGVGLQNATAYCTHQPCVNCSKLLISAGIVKIVYDDAYPDAVASGLLAEAGIAVVQFAALEGARPL
- the upp gene encoding uracil phosphoribosyltransferase; this encodes MPSLANLHVAAHPAIADRLARLRDRATTTPVFRTLIEELGAFLAYEATRDLPMRDQRVETPLIETTAQRIGTRPVVAPILRAGLGLLPGFLNVIDDAVVAHLGFYRDPESLRAVPYYANLPPELADRHVFVLDPMLATGNSGVAALDALVERGAQNVTFVCVIAAPEGVRTIHAAHPGVRIVAAALDAGLNDHAYIVPGLGDAGDRMFGSLTSVPVAVRSQR